Part of the Bacteroidota bacterium genome is shown below.
GCAATAATTCTAACATCGACATTTATATCTGTTGTACCGCCTACACGTTGAAATGTTTTTTGTTCAAGCACACGCAGAAGTTTAATTTGTAGTTTCGGAGGTATATCGCCAATCTCATCAAGAAAAACCGTACCACTGTCGGCAATTTCAAAAATTCCTTTTTTCTGATTTCTTGCATCTGTAAAGGCTCCCTTTTCATATCCGAATAATTCACTTTCTATTAATGTCTCCGTCAATGCCGCACAATTTACAGTCATCAAGGGTTTATCTTTCCGTTCGCTTAAGAAATGAACAGCCCTTGCGACTAATTCTTTTCCAGTGCCGCTTTCTCCAGTAATTAAAACAGTCGTTCCGTTGCTTGCAGCTATCTTCGTTATTTTTTCATAAACCTGAAGCATTGGCGGCGATGAACCGATTAGTCCGCTGAAACCGTTTTTTTTCTGTTGTGTTTTTAAGAGGTGAGCAAGCTGCCGTTTCAGACGTGTAGATTCGAGTGATTTCTCAATTACGATTTTAAGTTCTTCAAAGTTGATTGGCTTGGTTACATAGTCGTGAGCACCCAACTTCATCGCCTGAACAGCAATATCCGATTTATCGACGGCTGTCAGCATGATTACCGGCGTGCCGTTTTTACTCTCTTTTATTTTTTGTAACAAGTCGATACCTGTTCCATCAGGAAGATTTTGATCGAGGATAATTAAATCGGGGTCGCAATCCTTTAGAACTGATATCGCAACGCTGCAATTTTCAGCTTCAAACACATCGAAACCCGATTTTGTGAGGTCTTTTTCCAAACTCCACCGGATTAGCTTTTCGTCGTCAATAATTAAAATTGTTTCGCCACGCATTCTCTTCAACTCTTCATAATTGGAATAGTTATAGTAACTGTTGTTCCTACGCCTTGTTCGCTCTCAAAAATTATTTCTCCTTGATGTTGATCAACGATTCGTTTTGTAATCGTTAATCCCAATCCTGTCCCTTTATGCTTCGTGGTATAAAAAGGTTTGAATACCATATCGAGTTGTTTTGCATCGATTCCTTTACCACTATCGGAAATAATTATTTGAACGGAAGAATTATGATTGAAAGTCCGTATCGATATTTTTCCGTTTGTATCGATTGCCTGGAGGGCATTTATCAAAACGTTCCAAAATATTTGTTGCATTTGTTTTTTATCTGCCGCCACTAAAAACAAATTGTCCGCAAGTTCGTTTTTGAAAGCGATGTTTTTATCTTTCAGTTGAGGACTCATTAACGAAATTGTTTTTTTCAACAATTCGTTTATCTGAACTTCTTCAAATACCGGTTGAGCCGGACGAGCGTAGCTTAGTAAATCATTCACAGCATGGTTTACCCGCTCAAGCTGAAATATCATTTCAGCATAAATTTCTTTCTTCTCATCATCGTTGGCTATGCTGTCTTCAAATATTTGCAAAGCGCCCAATACACCGGCAATCGGGTTTTTAATTTCGTGTGCTATGCTTGCTGCAATTTCGCCTGTTGAAGCTAAGCGGTCGGCGTGCTCAAGTTGAGTATCGTGAAGCTCGAATAATTTTGAATTTGCATCGTTTAACAAAGTTATCAGATGATTAAAACTTCTTGTTAGGTTCGCAATTTCGTCGCTGTTGTTTCCTGGTTCAAGCATCGTAGGAAAAATAACCTTATCGCCTGTTCCGAGACTCTCCATCTTTTGTTCTATTCTGGAGATGTGGTTTCGCAAACGGTTTACAGGTTTTATTACAAGGAAAGAAAGTGTAATAAATATTATCCCCGATAAACCAACGAATGTTAAAATGGTCATTACGATATTCGTTGTACGGTGCTGTTTGGATATTGCACCTAGTTCATCTAAGCCAATCTTGACTGCAAAAAAACCGAGTGTTGATTTTCCAACTCCGTGGCATCTGGAACATTCAGGTTTGTTGCTAATAGTTTCAACAATATATTCAAAGGTTTTATCGTTTTCTTTAACAAGGTGTTTTCTTTTATTCTCTTTGACCAATTTCTGAAGAAAAGCAGAATCGGCTTGTACTCCTGGATTTGATATTGATTTTAAATATATAGTACCGTCGGTTCTGAGAATATAGAGTTCGGGAATATAATGGGTCGAAACAGCGGCTTGCATTGCTTCGTGAATCTTGTCGCATCTATTTTCTAACATTAAAAATTCGAGTACACCTTTAAGTATATAAGCCACATGTTGGGCTTCCTCTTTAGCTTTATCTTCAAGTATACTCCGTCCAGTCAGA
Proteins encoded:
- a CDS encoding ATP-binding protein, which translates into the protein MKKVLEKIFPTLGKKIAASVIIVSLIVGGGFIFSAYLTGRSILEDKAKEEAQHVAYILKGVLEFLMLENRCDKIHEAMQAAVSTHYIPELYILRTDGTIYLKSISNPGVQADSAFLQKLVKENKRKHLVKENDKTFEYIVETISNKPECSRCHGVGKSTLGFFAVKIGLDELGAISKQHRTTNIVMTILTFVGLSGIIFITLSFLVIKPVNRLRNHISRIEQKMESLGTGDKVIFPTMLEPGNNSDEIANLTRSFNHLITLLNDANSKLFELHDTQLEHADRLASTGEIAASIAHEIKNPIAGVLGALQIFEDSIANDDEKKEIYAEMIFQLERVNHAVNDLLSYARPAQPVFEEVQINELLKKTISLMSPQLKDKNIAFKNELADNLFLVAADKKQMQQIFWNVLINALQAIDTNGKISIRTFNHNSSVQIIISDSGKGIDAKQLDMVFKPFYTTKHKGTGLGLTITKRIVDQHQGEIIFESEQGVGTTVTITIPIMKS
- a CDS encoding sigma-54 dependent transcriptional regulator, with the protein product MRGETILIIDDEKLIRWSLEKDLTKSGFDVFEAENCSVAISVLKDCDPDLIILDQNLPDGTGIDLLQKIKESKNGTPVIMLTAVDKSDIAVQAMKLGAHDYVTKPINFEELKIVIEKSLESTRLKRQLAHLLKTQQKKNGFSGLIGSSPPMLQVYEKITKIAASNGTTVLITGESGTGKELVARAVHFLSERKDKPLMTVNCAALTETLIESELFGYEKGAFTDARNQKKGIFEIADSGTVFLDEIGDIPPKLQIKLLRVLEQKTFQRVGGTTDINVDVRIIAATNRALQEKIAEGTFRTDLFYRLSVANINLPPLRDRNQDVLLLAENFLQEFNLKFNKFFTGFVDETKQLFLNYQWHGNVRELKNVMERTILLNDADYIQPQHLEFSHLLHQQKNFSPSFHNNEEPLSLNELEKKALIQALEKTNYNQTQAAKLLQITRDTIRYRIKKHHLEKN